A region from the Actinoplanes sp. OR16 genome encodes:
- a CDS encoding endonuclease/exonuclease/phosphatase family protein, which translates to MTWNILHGGGDRLPAIIEVVREARPDILAMQELRSYGDSEVAVLEEATGMTAHLSRSLFGQPVAVLVRPPLTITRRSSVRWRLHHAAATVVVTTPSGPLSVVSTHLTPYSPYRRMREAVWLAARHASADGLVAIAGDLNGLAPGVDHTEALASLPLNHRRRHLSPSGGADTRAVAAFLAAGFTDLGRESGPTVPTIGLRGEEFAETRLDYVLASPALTEHARDLQVIRTDATDHASDHYPVRVELDL; encoded by the coding sequence ATGACCTGGAACATCCTCCACGGGGGAGGGGACCGCCTTCCGGCGATCATCGAGGTGGTCCGGGAGGCGCGGCCCGACATCCTGGCGATGCAGGAGCTTCGTTCGTACGGGGACAGCGAGGTCGCCGTCCTGGAAGAAGCGACCGGGATGACCGCTCATCTGTCCCGGTCGCTCTTCGGTCAGCCGGTGGCCGTCCTGGTCCGGCCGCCGCTGACGATCACCCGCCGGTCGAGTGTCCGCTGGCGGCTGCACCACGCCGCCGCGACGGTGGTGGTGACGACGCCGTCCGGGCCGCTGTCCGTGGTGAGCACGCATCTCACGCCGTATTCGCCGTACCGCCGGATGCGCGAGGCCGTCTGGCTGGCCGCCCGCCATGCCTCGGCGGACGGTCTGGTGGCGATCGCCGGTGACCTGAACGGTCTCGCGCCGGGCGTCGACCACACCGAGGCGCTGGCGTCGCTGCCCCTGAACCATCGCCGCCGCCACCTGAGCCCCTCCGGCGGCGCCGACACCCGTGCGGTGGCCGCCTTCCTCGCCGCGGGCTTCACCGACCTGGGCCGCGAGTCCGGTCCGACGGTGCCGACGATCGGTCTCCGAGGCGAGGAGTTCGCCGAGACCCGCCTCGACTATGTGCTGGCCAGCCCCGCTCTGACCGAGCACGCCCGCGATCTCCAGGTGATCCGGACCGATGCCACCGACCACGCTTCAGATCATTATCCGGTACGGGTGGAGCTCGACCTCTGA
- a CDS encoding sensor histidine kinase encodes MTRASAEHDGLGPATLTGLSPARLATGLGLGLVTLIGALIAQIGQVDGRYGVRQLDLWGALLIVVAVVLIVTLLDSAPLPSLVTVLLLVNGYLLLHYPYGPVQLCIVVAMYEVARRRRFGPSLLVCGAAVVVTSGTIYVRLLGDVDLPWLLALAWAGWLVVPWLLGALVRTIAAGRERTRRLLITQGAMEERAKLAADVHDVAGHGFALIAMQAGVALLDFDSRPAQTRRSLEAIQATSGKSLSELRGMLDTLHDEFLSAPAVEPVQPSEVERAGLCGLVDLVTQVRAGGLPVRLSLHNLDRELDPETESVLYRVVQESLTNVLRHAGPTTAEVTVEQDEETLVVRVSDHGRGGPVELDGSARGLAGMRRRVAAVSGTLAAGPGEDGGFRVEARLPTGKGAA; translated from the coding sequence ATGACCCGTGCATCGGCGGAGCACGACGGCCTCGGGCCGGCAACCCTGACCGGATTGTCGCCGGCCCGGCTGGCCACGGGTCTCGGTCTCGGCCTAGTCACGCTGATCGGCGCCTTGATCGCCCAGATCGGCCAGGTCGACGGGCGTTACGGCGTACGGCAACTCGACCTGTGGGGCGCCCTGTTGATAGTCGTCGCGGTCGTGCTGATCGTCACGCTGCTCGACAGTGCGCCGCTGCCCTCGCTGGTCACGGTCCTGCTGCTGGTCAACGGCTATCTACTGCTCCATTACCCGTACGGTCCGGTGCAGCTCTGCATCGTCGTCGCGATGTACGAGGTGGCCCGCCGCCGTCGGTTCGGCCCGTCGCTGCTGGTTTGCGGCGCGGCCGTGGTGGTGACCTCGGGCACGATCTATGTCCGACTCCTCGGCGACGTAGATCTTCCGTGGTTGCTCGCGCTCGCCTGGGCGGGCTGGCTGGTCGTCCCGTGGCTGCTCGGCGCTCTCGTGCGAACCATCGCGGCCGGGCGGGAACGCACGCGCCGGCTTCTGATCACCCAGGGCGCGATGGAGGAGCGGGCCAAGCTCGCGGCCGATGTGCACGACGTGGCCGGACATGGTTTCGCCTTGATCGCGATGCAGGCCGGTGTCGCGCTGCTCGATTTCGACAGCAGGCCCGCCCAGACCCGCCGGTCACTCGAAGCGATCCAGGCGACCAGCGGGAAGTCGCTGAGCGAGCTGCGCGGCATGCTGGACACGTTGCACGACGAGTTCCTCTCGGCTCCGGCGGTCGAGCCGGTGCAGCCGTCCGAGGTCGAGAGGGCCGGGCTCTGCGGGCTGGTCGACCTGGTCACCCAGGTCCGGGCGGGTGGCCTGCCCGTACGGCTGAGTTTGCACAACCTGGACCGGGAGCTGGACCCCGAGACCGAGTCGGTGTTGTACCGGGTGGTGCAGGAGTCGCTGACCAATGTGCTCCGGCATGCCGGGCCGACGACCGCCGAGGTGACCGTCGAGCAGGACGAGGAGACTTTGGTGGTTCGGGTGTCCGACCACGGGCGAGGTGGGCCGGTCGAGCTGGACGGCTCTGCCCGGGGTCTGGCCGGTATGCGCCGTCGAGTCGCGGCTGTCAGTGGAACCTTGGCTGCCGGCCCGGGGGAGGACGGCGGATTCCGGGTGGAAGCCCGGCTGCCGACGGGGAAGGGTGCCGCATGA
- a CDS encoding carboxymuconolactone decarboxylase family protein — MTDHIESPRAAASHFTPELTALIEDPLYSERVWDDARLSPRDRSIATLGAVVALYRPDELRAQLRRAVDNGLTLPEISALITHAAFYGGFPAAISASVIAHEVLGPVDGDIQS; from the coding sequence ATGACGGATCACATCGAGTCGCCGCGCGCAGCCGCGAGCCACTTCACCCCCGAGCTCACCGCACTGATCGAGGACCCACTCTATTCGGAGCGGGTCTGGGACGACGCCCGGCTCAGCCCGCGTGATCGCAGCATCGCCACGCTCGGCGCGGTCGTAGCGTTGTATCGGCCCGATGAGCTGCGGGCGCAGCTACGCCGCGCGGTGGACAATGGGCTGACGTTGCCGGAGATCTCCGCGCTCATCACCCACGCTGCTTTCTACGGCGGATTCCCGGCCGCGATCTCGGCGTCGGTCATCGCCCACGAGGTGCTGGGTCCGGTGGACGGCGACATCCAGTCCTGA
- a CDS encoding phosphatase PAP2 family protein has protein sequence MAVTEDNRPVRHFVERSVLGLIAVLAVGLGFGVLLLLVRFHWGPLHTLDSDVAAGLNSWASGSETTVKVLQQISSAGGRGFLIPLVALLVLLLIIRKQPRPALYMVVAGAGALILDPSLKSLIGRLRPVVEVPVAQAPGNSFPSGHALGSMVVYGMIVLVFLPAVRRRWRPVFIGAAAVVVAAIGFTRIALGVHFLSDVLGGWLLGIAWIGVTAYVFQLWRRESGKPEVSVLEGLEPEARQDLRIAPAEGAVLPHPFAKAAEILVGWVFVFGLLYLVGYTVTRWEPGFDEAFPAWLQSFRTERLDQWSWAWSKAGDTHAILFISLIFCPIALALWRQWRPVLFLVLTMVGELTLFLCAAAAVDRPRPEIEQLDGQMPTSSFPSGHIAATMCVWAAIAIITMARFRQPWRWIFPALAVIMPLGVALSRMYRGMHHPTDMLGAAILTASWITVLWFTIRPNEHAVTASEAAAEVAEEPRTLEKAA, from the coding sequence GTGGCAGTGACTGAAGACAATCGCCCGGTACGGCACTTCGTCGAGCGCAGCGTCCTCGGCCTGATCGCGGTTCTGGCCGTGGGTCTGGGCTTCGGCGTCCTGCTGCTTCTGGTGCGGTTCCACTGGGGACCGTTGCATACGCTCGACAGCGACGTGGCGGCCGGCCTGAACAGCTGGGCGTCCGGCTCGGAGACGACCGTCAAGGTCCTCCAGCAGATCTCCTCGGCCGGCGGCCGCGGCTTCCTGATCCCGCTGGTGGCACTCCTGGTGCTCCTGCTGATCATCCGGAAGCAGCCGCGCCCGGCGCTCTACATGGTCGTGGCGGGGGCCGGCGCGCTGATCCTCGACCCGTCGCTGAAGTCGCTGATCGGCCGGCTGCGCCCGGTCGTCGAGGTCCCGGTGGCGCAGGCGCCCGGCAACAGCTTCCCGAGCGGGCACGCGCTCGGCTCGATGGTCGTCTACGGCATGATCGTGCTGGTGTTCCTGCCGGCGGTCCGCCGCCGCTGGCGTCCGGTCTTCATCGGTGCGGCGGCGGTGGTGGTCGCGGCGATCGGCTTCACCCGGATCGCGCTCGGCGTGCACTTCCTCTCCGACGTGCTCGGCGGCTGGCTGCTCGGCATCGCCTGGATCGGTGTCACGGCGTACGTCTTCCAGCTCTGGCGCCGTGAATCCGGCAAGCCCGAGGTCTCCGTCCTGGAAGGTCTGGAACCCGAGGCGCGCCAGGATCTGCGGATCGCGCCGGCCGAAGGGGCCGTCCTCCCGCACCCGTTCGCCAAGGCCGCCGAGATCCTGGTCGGCTGGGTCTTCGTCTTCGGCCTGCTCTACCTGGTCGGCTACACCGTGACCCGCTGGGAGCCCGGCTTCGACGAGGCGTTCCCGGCCTGGCTGCAGAGTTTCCGCACCGAGCGGCTGGACCAGTGGAGCTGGGCCTGGAGCAAGGCCGGCGACACCCACGCCATCCTCTTCATCTCGCTGATCTTCTGCCCGATCGCGCTGGCCCTGTGGCGGCAGTGGCGCCCGGTCCTCTTCCTGGTGCTGACCATGGTCGGTGAGCTGACGCTCTTCCTCTGCGCGGCCGCCGCGGTGGACCGTCCCCGCCCGGAGATCGAGCAGCTGGACGGCCAGATGCCGACGTCGTCGTTCCCGTCCGGTCACATCGCCGCGACCATGTGCGTCTGGGCCGCCATCGCGATCATCACGATGGCCCGCTTCCGCCAGCCGTGGCGCTGGATCTTCCCCGCCCTCGCGGTGATCATGCCGCTCGGTGTGGCGCTCTCCCGGATGTACCGCGGCATGCACCACCCGACCGACATGCTCGGCGCCGCCATCCTGACCGCCTCCTGGATCACCGTCCTCTGGTTCACCATCCGTCCCAACGAGCACGCCGTGACCGCTTCCGAGGCCGCCGCCGAGGTCGCCGAGGAGCCCCGCACCCTGGAGAAGGCCGCCTGA
- a CDS encoding NAD(P)H-quinone oxidoreductase: MITEAISFDRPGDPDVLIWRPTDLPEPGPGDVVVDVYAAGVNNADLLQRQGQYPVPPDAPATLGLECSGRLSWVGPQVEGWAVGDAVCALLIGGGYAEQVVVPAAQLLPKPQSLTFIEAAALPEALCTVYANLAMTAHVRRGSSLLVHGGGSGIGTTAIQWGKAVGARVLTTVGSDWKRDRVLGLGADVAVNYRDEDFATATLRATAGRGVDAILDIVGAPYLRANVDCLAPGGHLVIIGGRVDGSGRLELGTLMAKRASVSATMLRPRPKAEKAAVVGGVRREAWPLVDAGLIVPIIDTVLPIRQAARAHELLTAGRTFGKVVLAVDVP, from the coding sequence ATGATCACTGAAGCGATTTCCTTCGATCGGCCCGGCGATCCCGATGTCCTCATCTGGCGCCCCACCGACCTCCCCGAGCCGGGCCCCGGCGATGTCGTCGTCGACGTTTACGCGGCCGGTGTCAACAACGCCGATCTGCTGCAGCGGCAGGGGCAGTACCCGGTGCCGCCGGACGCACCGGCCACCCTCGGCCTGGAATGCTCGGGACGGCTGTCGTGGGTCGGACCACAGGTCGAGGGCTGGGCGGTTGGTGACGCGGTGTGCGCACTGTTGATCGGTGGCGGCTACGCCGAGCAGGTCGTCGTGCCCGCCGCTCAACTGCTGCCGAAACCGCAGAGCTTGACCTTCATCGAGGCGGCGGCGCTGCCCGAGGCGCTCTGCACCGTGTACGCGAATCTCGCGATGACCGCGCACGTCAGGCGCGGCTCCAGCCTGCTCGTGCACGGTGGCGGCAGCGGCATCGGCACCACCGCGATTCAGTGGGGCAAAGCCGTCGGCGCGAGGGTGCTCACGACCGTCGGCAGTGACTGGAAACGCGACCGGGTGCTCGGCCTCGGCGCCGATGTCGCCGTCAACTACCGCGACGAGGACTTCGCCACCGCCACATTGCGTGCCACCGCTGGACGTGGCGTCGACGCCATCCTCGACATCGTCGGAGCGCCCTACCTGCGGGCCAACGTGGACTGCCTCGCGCCGGGCGGGCACCTGGTCATCATCGGCGGCCGGGTCGACGGATCCGGCCGGCTTGAACTCGGCACGCTCATGGCCAAGCGGGCCAGCGTCTCCGCCACCATGCTGCGACCACGACCGAAGGCGGAGAAGGCCGCCGTGGTCGGCGGCGTCCGTCGCGAGGCGTGGCCGTTGGTCGACGCCGGGCTCATCGTTCCCATCATCGACACGGTCCTGCCGATCCGGCAGGCCGCCAGGGCGCACGAGTTGCTCACGGCCGGCCGTACCTTCGGCAAGGTGGTCCTCGCCGTCGACGTGCCCTGA
- a CDS encoding SRPBCC family protein, producing MELTATTTIRKSASEVYAFWRKLENLPTFMAHLEEVRTTGARTSHWSAAAPFGKNVEWDAEVLDEEPGEKIAWRSTGNADVPNAGTVRFVPAPDGVSTEIHVVLVYDIPGGAIGKAVAKYFGEEPHQQLDDDLRRLKQVLETGEVVRSDGAPWGKQARKEFPQRPAQPLSDAELAKGADQ from the coding sequence ATGGAGTTGACGGCAACGACGACCATCCGTAAATCCGCATCCGAGGTGTACGCCTTCTGGCGCAAGCTGGAGAACCTGCCGACGTTCATGGCGCACCTCGAAGAGGTCCGCACCACCGGCGCCCGGACGAGCCACTGGTCCGCTGCCGCCCCGTTCGGCAAGAACGTCGAGTGGGACGCGGAAGTCCTCGACGAGGAACCCGGCGAGAAGATCGCGTGGCGGTCGACCGGGAACGCCGACGTGCCGAACGCCGGCACGGTCCGGTTCGTCCCCGCCCCGGACGGCGTCAGCACCGAGATCCACGTCGTGCTGGTCTACGACATCCCCGGCGGCGCCATCGGCAAGGCGGTCGCCAAGTATTTCGGCGAGGAACCTCATCAGCAGCTCGACGACGATCTGCGCCGGCTCAAGCAGGTCCTGGAGACCGGCGAGGTGGTCCGCTCCGACGGTGCCCCGTGGGGCAAGCAGGCCCGCAAGGAGTTCCCGCAACGCCCGGCGCAACCGTTGTCGGACGCCGAACTCGCGAAGGGAGCCGACCAGTGA
- a CDS encoding YihY/virulence factor BrkB family protein produces the protein MSSTEPVPETRTMSGDELSADDAFLALRHYGRWPLLRDAFIRFRYGDGFSHSRAFALQLCLAIVPFLIALSGLATDLGVESGGQVVADTVIALTPGASEDVVRQLLDDGERTEDAGELALTLGMITGLVALTTAMAQVERGANRIYGVERDRPALHKYLRAAIMALCAGLPALFGFLLLVAGRASGNSAEQNLDLSHGVRVAWDVIRWPVSLVLIVFAVGALFRYSPRRKQPALSWLLFGAVVATVLWWLASLLLAGYVRVSDSFGATYGPLTAMMALLLWANLTGVAFFLGLAFAAQLEASRVGAKPAQPDQWEPEDTGQIPRQMQPGVSTEATG, from the coding sequence TTGAGCAGTACCGAACCCGTACCCGAGACCAGGACCATGTCCGGGGACGAGCTGTCCGCGGACGACGCGTTCCTGGCCCTGCGGCACTACGGGCGCTGGCCGCTGCTGCGTGACGCGTTCATCCGGTTCCGGTACGGCGACGGCTTCAGCCACTCCCGGGCGTTCGCGTTGCAGCTCTGCCTCGCGATCGTGCCCTTCCTCATCGCGCTCTCCGGTCTCGCCACCGACCTGGGCGTGGAGTCGGGCGGCCAGGTGGTCGCCGACACGGTGATCGCGCTGACCCCGGGCGCCAGCGAGGACGTCGTCCGCCAGCTGCTGGACGACGGCGAGCGCACCGAGGACGCCGGTGAGCTGGCCCTCACGCTCGGTATGATCACCGGCCTGGTCGCGCTCACTACCGCGATGGCGCAGGTGGAGCGGGGCGCCAACCGGATCTACGGCGTGGAGCGGGACCGGCCGGCCCTGCACAAGTACCTCCGGGCCGCGATCATGGCGCTCTGCGCCGGCCTGCCCGCGCTGTTCGGCTTCCTGCTGCTGGTGGCGGGGCGCGCGTCCGGCAACTCGGCGGAGCAGAACCTCGACCTCTCGCACGGGGTGCGGGTGGCCTGGGACGTCATCCGCTGGCCGGTCAGCCTCGTGCTGATCGTCTTCGCGGTCGGCGCCCTGTTCCGCTACTCGCCGCGGCGCAAGCAGCCGGCCCTGTCCTGGCTGCTCTTCGGCGCGGTGGTGGCGACGGTGCTGTGGTGGCTGGCCAGTCTGCTGCTCGCCGGGTACGTCCGGGTCAGCGACAGTTTCGGCGCCACGTACGGGCCGCTCACCGCGATGATGGCGCTGCTGCTCTGGGCCAACCTGACCGGTGTCGCGTTCTTCCTGGGGCTGGCGTTCGCGGCCCAGCTGGAGGCGAGCCGGGTGGGCGCGAAACCGGCCCAGCCCGACCAGTGGGAGCCCGAGGACACCGGGCAGATCCCGCGTCAGATGCAACCCGGTGTATCGACCGAGGCGACCGGGTAA
- a CDS encoding DUF664 domain-containing protein — MSIDFPAPTEAAADRAEVFIRYLGYFRETLLSKVAALPPEAQRTSRLPSGWTPLELLKHVRHVERRWIEWGFQGAPVADPWADRANADLNASWHVGPTESFDSLAAQLRTQATHTDNLIRTTSPDEVGAPGPRWDGAAPATLERICFHLLQEYARHTGHIDIVAELSSGPVGE; from the coding sequence GTGAGCATCGACTTCCCCGCGCCGACCGAGGCCGCCGCCGACCGTGCCGAGGTCTTCATCCGCTACCTCGGCTACTTCCGCGAAACCCTGCTGTCCAAGGTCGCCGCCCTGCCGCCCGAAGCCCAGCGGACGAGCCGCCTGCCGTCCGGCTGGACCCCGCTGGAACTGCTCAAACACGTCCGCCACGTGGAACGCCGCTGGATCGAGTGGGGTTTCCAGGGCGCACCCGTGGCGGACCCCTGGGCCGACCGCGCGAACGCCGACCTGAACGCCTCCTGGCACGTCGGCCCCACCGAGTCGTTCGACTCCTTGGCGGCGCAGTTGCGCACCCAGGCGACCCACACGGACAACCTGATCCGAACCACTTCCCCGGACGAGGTGGGCGCCCCCGGCCCTCGCTGGGACGGCGCCGCACCGGCAACCCTGGAGCGCATCTGCTTCCACTTGCTGCAGGAGTACGCCCGCCACACCGGCCACATCGACATCGTCGCGGAACTGTCGTCCGGCCCCGTCGGCGAGTGA
- a CDS encoding peptidoglycan-binding protein, whose protein sequence is MTGIVDEATWKALPDGNAMPTLRQCSQGDVVRNLQQALTLGASGLWETTPQAADGRFGPNTEASVRAFQGWAKLPVDGVVGLQHTVSD, encoded by the coding sequence GTGACCGGCATCGTCGACGAAGCGACGTGGAAGGCGCTTCCGGACGGCAATGCGATGCCGACGCTACGACAATGCTCGCAGGGTGATGTCGTCCGCAACCTCCAGCAGGCACTGACACTGGGCGCTTCCGGCCTGTGGGAAACGACGCCACAGGCAGCCGATGGGCGTTTCGGGCCCAATACCGAAGCCTCGGTGCGCGCCTTCCAGGGCTGGGCGAAGCTTCCGGTGGACGGCGTGGTCGGCCTGCAACACACCGTGAGCGATTAG
- a CDS encoding zinc-dependent alcohol dehydrogenase: MRANTWAGRNSVEVRDVPDPKILNKRDAIVRITSTAICGSDLHLVDGYVPTMQDGDVMGHEFMGEVIEVGSGVPGEKLRVGDRVVVPFPIACGACAACAAELYSCCENTNPNAGIAEKMFGHPVAGIFGYSHLTGGFAGGQAQYARVPFADVGPLKIESDLTDEQVLFLSDILPTGYMGAEMCDIQPTDVVAVWGAGPVGQFAMDSARVLGAAKVIAIDKEPYRLRMAEQAGHIPVNFDEVDVRSQLLELTGGRGPDKCIDAVGMEATHGSAHIAAYDRVKQAVRSETERPHALRQAIMSCRSGGVVSVIGVYGGFLDKFPAGAWMNRSLTLRTGQCHVQRYMKPLLDRIERGELDPTRIITHTLPLDEAERGFEMFKSKQDDCEKVVLKP, translated from the coding sequence GTGAGGGCGAACACCTGGGCCGGCCGTAACTCCGTCGAGGTCCGTGACGTGCCGGACCCGAAGATTCTCAACAAGCGCGATGCCATCGTACGGATCACCTCCACCGCGATCTGCGGCTCGGACCTGCATCTGGTCGACGGGTACGTGCCGACGATGCAGGACGGCGACGTCATGGGCCACGAGTTCATGGGTGAGGTGATCGAAGTCGGCTCCGGCGTACCCGGGGAAAAGCTCCGTGTCGGTGACCGGGTGGTCGTGCCGTTCCCGATCGCCTGCGGCGCGTGCGCCGCGTGCGCCGCCGAGCTCTACTCCTGCTGTGAGAACACCAACCCCAACGCGGGCATCGCGGAGAAGATGTTCGGCCATCCGGTTGCCGGGATCTTCGGCTACTCGCACCTGACCGGTGGCTTCGCAGGCGGTCAAGCCCAGTACGCGCGGGTGCCGTTCGCCGACGTCGGCCCCTTGAAAATCGAATCCGACCTCACCGACGAGCAGGTGCTGTTCCTGTCCGACATCCTGCCCACCGGCTACATGGGCGCCGAGATGTGCGACATCCAGCCCACCGACGTGGTGGCGGTCTGGGGCGCCGGCCCGGTCGGCCAGTTCGCCATGGACAGCGCCCGGGTACTCGGCGCCGCGAAGGTCATCGCCATCGACAAGGAACCATACCGGCTGCGGATGGCCGAGCAGGCCGGCCACATCCCGGTGAACTTCGACGAGGTCGACGTGCGTTCGCAGCTGCTGGAACTAACCGGCGGGCGGGGACCTGACAAGTGCATCGACGCGGTCGGTATGGAGGCCACCCACGGCAGCGCGCACATCGCCGCGTACGACCGGGTCAAGCAGGCCGTCCGCTCGGAGACCGAGCGGCCGCACGCCCTGCGTCAGGCCATCATGTCGTGCCGTAGTGGCGGCGTGGTCTCGGTCATCGGCGTCTATGGCGGATTCCTCGACAAGTTCCCCGCCGGCGCCTGGATGAACAGGTCCCTGACCCTGCGCACCGGCCAATGCCATGTTCAGCGCTACATGAAGCCGCTGCTCGATCGGATCGAACGCGGCGAGCTGGACCCGACGCGGATCATCACCCACACCCTGCCGCTCGACGAGGCGGAACGGGGCTTCGAGATGTTCAAGAGCAAGCAGGACGACTGCGAGAAGGTTGTCCTCAAACCTTGA
- a CDS encoding zinc transporter permease, which yields MITDHSVAEHTADNHQHGAGCGHETILHDGHVDYLHDGHLHHEHDGHYDEHGEAP from the coding sequence ATGATCACCGATCACAGTGTCGCGGAGCACACCGCGGATAACCATCAGCACGGCGCGGGCTGCGGGCACGAGACCATCCTGCACGACGGGCATGTGGACTACCTGCACGACGGGCACCTTCACCACGAGCACGACGGGCATTACGACGAGCACGGGGAGGCGCCATGA
- a CDS encoding AraC family transcriptional regulator, with product MLAEHFYSNFVDMLEPSESLDTQLRVTNLGPITIGDVRFGTDLKLRLHELGAYHVDLILSGRLEWQQGRDEPRVTTDTSGAVFQPVGDTVLNRWTGDCRLLAVKIDRGALEMQLARMLDTPVGSPIPLAPRLDQSRGPGRTWTNMVRTLAADALSENLGLTQNPLLAEPLQEMLLRGLLLAGDHPYRGRLATPGGPYPAPRGIRQAIDLLHSHPEQPVTIAGLADTTGMSERALQAGFQRYVGISPTAYLRQIRLDRAHDELRQAEPGRTTVAYVAHRWGFTHLGRFAGSYRARYGVSPSQTLNASA from the coding sequence GTGCTCGCCGAGCACTTCTACTCCAATTTCGTCGACATGCTGGAGCCGTCCGAAAGCCTGGACACCCAGCTGCGGGTCACCAACCTCGGACCGATAACGATCGGGGACGTACGTTTCGGCACCGACCTGAAGCTGAGGCTGCACGAACTCGGCGCGTACCACGTTGATCTGATCCTGTCCGGCCGGCTCGAATGGCAGCAGGGCAGAGATGAACCCCGGGTCACCACTGATACCAGCGGGGCGGTGTTCCAGCCGGTCGGTGACACCGTCCTAAACCGGTGGACCGGCGACTGCCGGCTCCTTGCCGTGAAGATCGACCGCGGCGCCCTCGAAATGCAGCTGGCCCGCATGCTCGACACACCCGTCGGCTCACCGATTCCGCTCGCCCCCCGGCTTGACCAGTCGCGCGGACCCGGCCGGACCTGGACCAACATGGTTCGCACGCTCGCCGCGGATGCTCTTAGCGAGAACCTCGGGCTGACGCAGAACCCGCTGCTCGCCGAACCGCTGCAAGAAATGCTCCTGCGTGGCCTTCTGCTCGCCGGCGACCATCCGTACCGGGGCCGGCTGGCCACGCCGGGCGGACCTTATCCAGCGCCCCGCGGGATCCGCCAGGCGATCGACCTTCTGCACAGCCATCCCGAGCAGCCGGTCACCATCGCCGGTCTCGCCGACACCACCGGCATGAGTGAACGGGCGTTGCAGGCAGGCTTCCAGCGGTACGTCGGCATCTCACCCACCGCATACCTGCGGCAGATCCGCCTTGACCGCGCCCACGACGAGCTTCGGCAGGCGGAACCCGGCCGGACGACGGTGGCCTACGTCGCGCACCGCTGGGGATTCACCCACCTGGGACGGTTCGCGGGTTCCTACCGCGCACGGTACGGCGTGTCACCTTCTCAGACACTCAACGCCTCCGCATGA
- a CDS encoding glutathione-independent formaldehyde dehydrogenase, with protein MKAVVYEGPRQVSVKDVPDARIERPTDVLVRITSANICGSDLHMYEGRTDFEPGRWFGHENLGQVVEVGAGVDKVAVGDWVVLPFNISCGHCKNCERQLTNYCLTAQPEPKMAGAAYGFADMGPYGGGQAELLRVPWGDFNCLRLGEDAEERQTDYVMLADIFPTGYHATEMAGVQPGDQTVIYGAGPVGLMAALSATIRGASKVMVVDRHPDRLRLAESIGAIAIDDSEVDPVQAVLEQTMGLGADNGCECVGYQAHEPDGREQANLTMNRLVASVRFTGRIGNVGVFVPEDPGAGDELAKQGKLAFDYGMFWFKGQHLGTGQAPVKKYNRQLRDLIAGGKAEPSFIVSHELPLDRAPEAYERFDKRDDGWTKVVLHPAMAGAGA; from the coding sequence GTGAAGGCAGTGGTTTATGAGGGACCGCGGCAGGTCAGCGTCAAGGATGTTCCTGACGCGCGGATCGAACGGCCGACCGATGTGCTGGTGCGGATCACGTCGGCGAATATCTGTGGGTCGGATCTGCACATGTACGAGGGACGGACCGATTTCGAGCCCGGCCGGTGGTTCGGGCACGAGAATCTGGGTCAGGTGGTCGAGGTCGGCGCCGGAGTCGACAAGGTCGCGGTGGGCGACTGGGTCGTGCTGCCGTTCAACATCTCGTGCGGGCATTGCAAGAACTGCGAGCGTCAGCTGACGAACTATTGCCTGACCGCGCAGCCCGAGCCGAAGATGGCCGGCGCCGCGTACGGCTTCGCCGACATGGGCCCCTACGGCGGCGGGCAAGCCGAGTTGTTGCGCGTGCCGTGGGGTGACTTCAACTGCCTGCGGCTGGGTGAGGACGCCGAGGAACGTCAGACCGACTACGTGATGCTCGCCGACATCTTCCCGACCGGCTACCACGCCACCGAGATGGCCGGGGTGCAGCCCGGCGACCAGACGGTCATCTACGGCGCAGGCCCGGTCGGGCTGATGGCCGCCCTCTCGGCGACCATCCGCGGGGCGAGCAAGGTGATGGTCGTCGACCGGCACCCCGACCGGCTGCGGCTGGCCGAGTCGATCGGCGCGATCGCCATCGACGACTCCGAGGTCGACCCGGTGCAGGCCGTTCTCGAGCAGACGATGGGACTTGGGGCGGACAACGGCTGCGAGTGTGTCGGCTATCAAGCGCACGAGCCCGACGGCCGGGAGCAGGCCAACCTGACGATGAACCGGCTGGTCGCCTCGGTGCGCTTCACCGGCAGGATCGGCAACGTCGGCGTCTTCGTACCGGAGGACCCCGGGGCCGGTGACGAGCTGGCGAAGCAGGGCAAGCTCGCCTTCGACTACGGCATGTTCTGGTTCAAGGGCCAGCACCTCGGCACCGGCCAGGCCCCGGTCAAGAAGTACAACCGTCAGCTGCGCGACCTGATCGCCGGCGGCAAGGCCGAGCCGTCGTTCATCGTCAGCCACGAGTTACCCCTCGACCGGGCGCCGGAGGCCTATGAGCGCTTCGACAAGCGCGATGACGGCTGGACGAAGGTCGTGCTGCACCCGGCGATGGCGGGGGCGGGGGCCTGA